Proteins encoded within one genomic window of Syntrophobacterales bacterium:
- the rplB gene encoding 50S ribosomal protein L2 → MGIRKYKPTSPGRRFQTCSDFAEITKDTPENRLLRPLKKSGGRNNNGRITSRYIGGGHKRRYRLIDFTRLKDDIDARVAAIEYDPNRSSRIALLNYADGEKSYIVAPAKLSVGDTVVSGINADIKPGNAAPLKNIPLGTLIHNIELKVGKGAQLVRSAGAYGQLMAKENSYALVRLPSGEVRKIFEECRATIGQVGNIDHENISLGKAGRKRWKGKLPHVRGVVMNPVDHPMGGGEGRSSGGRHPCTPWGIPTKGHKTRTNKSTNKYIVKRRG, encoded by the coding sequence ATGGGAATAAGAAAATACAAGCCGACATCACCGGGGAGAAGATTTCAAACTTGTTCGGATTTTGCGGAGATTACCAAAGATACTCCGGAGAACCGCCTGTTGAGACCTTTGAAAAAAAGCGGTGGGCGCAACAATAACGGCCGGATCACCAGCCGCTACATCGGGGGCGGTCATAAAAGGCGATACAGATTGATCGATTTCACGAGGCTCAAAGACGATATTGACGCCCGCGTCGCCGCGATCGAATATGATCCGAACCGCTCATCGCGCATCGCGCTGCTCAATTATGCCGATGGCGAAAAGAGCTATATTGTCGCTCCTGCCAAGTTGTCTGTCGGGGATACGGTGGTAAGCGGCATCAATGCCGATATCAAACCCGGCAACGCTGCGCCGCTGAAAAACATTCCCCTGGGAACCCTGATCCATAATATCGAACTGAAAGTGGGCAAGGGCGCCCAGCTCGTGCGCTCTGCCGGCGCTTATGGTCAGTTGATGGCAAAGGAAAACAGCTATGCCCTGGTAAGACTGCCGTCCGGGGAGGTCCGCAAGATTTTCGAAGAGTGCCGGGCGACAATCGGTCAGGTAGGCAACATCGATCACGAAAACATCAGCCTCGGCAAGGCCGGCAGAAAAAGATGGAAGGGCAAACTTCCCCATGTCAGAGGGGTGGTTATGAATCCCGTCGATCACCCGATGGGCGGCGGCGAGGGCAGATCCTCTGGCGGTCGGCATCCCTGCACCCCCTGGGGGATACCCACCAAGGGTCATAAGACGCGGACAAATAAGAGCACTAATAAATATATCGTGAAAAGAAGAGGTTAG
- the rpsS gene encoding 30S ribosomal protein S19: protein MARSIKKGPFIDSSLLEKVRRQDTDGNKAVIKTWSRRSTITPELIGQTFAIHNGKKFIPVFVTENMVGHKLGEFSPTRTFYSHAGDRKTKLRK from the coding sequence GTGGCACGTTCAATCAAAAAGGGACCTTTTATCGACAGCAGCCTTCTTGAAAAAGTCAGAAGGCAGGATACTGACGGCAACAAGGCAGTGATCAAGACTTGGTCTCGCCGTTCGACTATCACACCGGAGCTGATTGGACAAACATTTGCCATTCATAACGGTAAGAAATTCATTCCCGTATTTGTGACGGAAAATATGGTTGGTCATAAATTGGGCGAGTTTTCGCCGACGCGGACTTTTTACAGTCATGCCGGCGACCGCAAGACCAAGCTGCGCAAATAG
- the rplV gene encoding 50S ribosomal protein L22, producing MQAKAVAKYIRMSPQKVRLVADLIRGKRVEDAKQLLQFTTKYAADPVQKVLLSALANAKQNPNIDEHILYVREIFVDQGPSLKRWRARAQGRAASIKKRTSHITVVLDEQ from the coding sequence ATGCAAGCAAAAGCAGTGGCAAAATACATCAGGATGTCGCCCCAAAAGGTGCGGCTGGTTGCCGATTTGATCAGGGGCAAGCGTGTGGAGGATGCAAAACAGCTTCTCCAGTTTACGACCAAGTATGCGGCGGACCCGGTGCAGAAGGTTCTGCTGTCGGCACTTGCGAACGCCAAACAGAATCCCAATATCGATGAACACATACTCTATGTACGGGAAATATTTGTTGATCAGGGGCCATCTTTGAAAAGATGGAGGGCGCGCGCGCAGGGTCGTGCGGCTTCAATTAAAAAGCGTACCAGCCATATAACCGTGGTCCTGGATGAGCAGTAA
- the rpsC gene encoding 30S ribosomal protein S3 produces MGQKVNPIGLRLGGIKTWKSQWYAEKDFSRLLHEDLKVRKFLKEKLYAAGISKIEIERAASKVKVNIYAARPGIIIGKKGAEIEKLKKDVGAITASDVIINILEVRKPEADAQLVAESVAQQLERRIAFRRAMKKSVTTAMKFGAKGIRINCAGRLAGAEMARSEWYREGRVPLHTLRADIDCGFAEALTAYGKIGVKVLIFHGEVLPGRVENK; encoded by the coding sequence TTGGGGCAGAAGGTAAACCCGATTGGGCTGAGGCTGGGCGGGATTAAAACTTGGAAATCTCAGTGGTATGCGGAGAAGGACTTCTCACGACTGCTGCACGAAGATCTCAAGGTTCGCAAATTCCTTAAAGAAAAGCTGTATGCTGCGGGAATCTCTAAAATAGAGATTGAAAGAGCGGCAAGCAAGGTTAAGGTAAACATATACGCTGCCCGTCCGGGGATCATTATTGGGAAAAAGGGCGCTGAAATAGAAAAACTGAAGAAGGATGTAGGGGCGATTACCGCCAGTGACGTAATTATCAACATTCTGGAAGTGCGCAAGCCGGAAGCCGATGCTCAGCTTGTTGCCGAAAGTGTGGCGCAGCAGCTTGAAAGAAGAATTGCCTTTCGCCGGGCGATGAAGAAATCGGTAACCACGGCGATGAAGTTCGGCGCCAAAGGGATACGCATAAATTGCGCGGGCCGCCTGGCCGGCGCGGAGATGGCCAGATCTGAATGGTATCGGGAGGGGCGGGTGCCGCTTCATACATTGAGGGCGGACATTGACTGCGGGTTTGCGGAGGCTCTTACTGCCTATGGCAAGATTGGAGTCAAGGTGCTGATTTTCCATGGCGAGGTGTTGCCGGGCAGGGTTGAAAACAAGTAA
- the rplP gene encoding 50S ribosomal protein L16: MLMPKRVKYRKIQRGRMSGTCTRGGYIAFGEYGLQATECGWLTAKQIEAARIAMTRHIKRGGKIWIRIFPHKSITKKPAETRMGKGKGAPEDWVAVIKPGVILYEIEGVEKEIAAEALLLAAHKLPISTKFLSRDVSDED, translated from the coding sequence ATGTTAATGCCTAAAAGGGTTAAATATAGAAAAATACAGCGGGGCCGAATGAGCGGCACATGCACCCGGGGGGGCTATATCGCCTTTGGGGAGTATGGACTGCAGGCAACCGAGTGTGGGTGGCTGACGGCAAAACAGATCGAAGCGGCCCGTATTGCGATGACCAGGCATATCAAGCGCGGTGGAAAGATATGGATACGGATTTTCCCCCATAAGTCGATTACGAAGAAGCCCGCTGAAACAAGAATGGGAAAAGGCAAGGGCGCGCCTGAAGATTGGGTGGCGGTTATCAAGCCGGGCGTTATTTTGTACGAGATTGAGGGTGTGGAAAAGGAAATTGCCGCGGAGGCTCTCTTGCTGGCGGCTCATAAGCTGCCAATAAGCACGAAATTTCTTTCGAGGGATGTTTCCGATGAAGATTAA
- the rpmC gene encoding 50S ribosomal protein L29: MKIKDIRDLSSDELKQKKSELTEEFFNLRMRHTSGQLESPALLGHVRRDIARVKTVLAEKEAK, translated from the coding sequence ATGAAGATTAAGGACATAAGAGATCTTAGCTCTGATGAGTTAAAACAGAAGAAAAGCGAGCTGACCGAGGAGTTTTTTAATTTGCGCATGCGTCATACCTCAGGGCAATTGGAATCGCCGGCCTTGCTTGGCCATGTCCGCAGGGACATTGCCCGCGTCAAAACGGTGTTGGCCGAAAAGGAGGCAAAGTAG
- the rpsQ gene encoding 30S ribosomal protein S17, whose protein sequence is MEKRGKKTTIEGVVISDKMDKTIVVRVERLVKHPIFHKYVKRFVKYKSHDEGNDCRKGDRVMIAESRPLSKEKRWRMVQIVEKAK, encoded by the coding sequence GTGGAAAAAAGAGGGAAAAAGACTACTATTGAGGGTGTGGTAATCAGCGACAAGATGGACAAGACCATTGTTGTTCGAGTGGAAAGACTGGTCAAGCACCCCATATTCCATAAGTATGTGAAGCGATTTGTGAAATATAAGTCTCATGATGAGGGCAACGATTGTCGCAAGGGCGACAGGGTGATGATTGCCGAGTCGCGCCCCTTGAGCAAAGAGAAGCGGTGGCGGATGGTGCAGATCGTTGAGAAAGCCAAGTAG
- the rplN gene encoding 50S ribosomal protein L14, with translation MIQMQTVLNVADNSGARKVTCIKVLGGSKRRYASLGDVIVVAVQEALPNSKVKKGDVMKAVVVRTVKEVRRPDGSYLKFDDNSAVLVSNQMEPVGTRIFGPVARELRAKQFMKIISLAPEVL, from the coding sequence ATGATACAGATGCAGACGGTTCTAAACGTAGCCGACAATTCAGGCGCCCGGAAGGTTACATGCATAAAGGTTTTGGGGGGCTCCAAAAGGCGTTATGCGAGTCTGGGCGATGTCATCGTCGTTGCCGTGCAGGAGGCTCTGCCCAATTCCAAGGTGAAAAAGGGTGACGTAATGAAGGCAGTTGTGGTGCGTACGGTAAAAGAGGTGCGACGGCCCGATGGTTCATACCTGAAGTTCGATGACAATTCCGCGGTTCTCGTCTCCAATCAGATGGAACCGGTGGGCACAAGAATATTTGGGCCAGTGGCGCGCGAGCTGCGGGCAAAGCAATTTATGAAGATTATTTCGCTGGCGCCTGAAGTGCTGTAG
- the rplX gene encoding 50S ribosomal protein L24: MQIKRLKKGDTVKVISGKEKGKTGKIQSVIVDKERVVIEKINLIKKHQKPDAKGKGGIVEKEGPLHISNVMYLCSKCGVGVRVRYKFLDDGKKVRVCAKCQEILEA; the protein is encoded by the coding sequence ATGCAGATAAAGAGGCTCAAAAAAGGGGACACGGTAAAGGTGATCTCCGGCAAGGAAAAAGGAAAAACGGGGAAGATCCAGAGTGTCATTGTGGATAAGGAACGGGTAGTTATCGAGAAGATCAATTTGATCAAAAAGCATCAGAAGCCTGATGCCAAAGGCAAGGGCGGCATCGTGGAAAAAGAGGGGCCGCTGCACATCTCCAATGTTATGTATCTTTGCAGTAAATGCGGCGTTGGGGTCAGGGTTAGATATAAATTTCTTGACGATGGGAAAAAGGTGCGCGTCTGCGCCAAGTGCCAAGAGATACTTGAAGCATAG
- the rplE gene encoding 50S ribosomal protein L5, with protein sequence MARLKDLYMNKVVKELTAANSYKNAMEVPKIVKIVVNMGLGEAIQNVKILDSAVAEMAAITGQKPIITKARKSIATFKLRQGMPIGCCVTLRRERMYEFFDRLVNVALPRVRDFRGIPTKSFDGRGNFALGLKEQIIFPEIDYDKIDKIRGMNIAIVTTAKTDDEARQLLKMMGMPFKN encoded by the coding sequence ATGGCAAGACTCAAAGATTTATACATGAATAAAGTAGTAAAGGAGCTGACGGCGGCCAATTCTTACAAAAACGCCATGGAGGTTCCGAAGATCGTCAAGATAGTCGTCAATATGGGGCTGGGCGAGGCCATCCAGAACGTCAAGATACTTGACAGCGCGGTGGCCGAAATGGCGGCGATTACCGGCCAGAAGCCGATCATCACCAAGGCGCGGAAATCCATTGCGACCTTCAAGCTCCGCCAGGGAATGCCGATTGGCTGCTGTGTAACCCTGCGCAGGGAACGGATGTATGAGTTCTTTGACAGGCTGGTCAATGTAGCCCTGCCGCGCGTCCGCGACTTTCGCGGAATTCCGACGAAATCTTTTGACGGCCGGGGAAATTTTGCCCTGGGCTTGAAGGAACAGATAATCTTTCCTGAGATTGACTATGACAAGATTGACAAGATCCGGGGAATGAACATTGCGATAGTAACCACGGCAAAGACGGATGATGAGGCAAGACAGCTTCTGAAGATGATGGGAATGCCGTTTAAAAATTAA
- a CDS encoding type Z 30S ribosomal protein S14 codes for MAKKSLIVKAKSENKFSVRDYNRCPVCGRPRAYYRKFDMCRICLRKMALNGEIPGVIKSSW; via the coding sequence GTGGCAAAGAAATCCTTAATTGTGAAAGCCAAGAGTGAAAACAAATTTTCGGTCCGGGACTATAACAGATGTCCGGTATGCGGCAGGCCCAGGGCATATTACCGTAAATTCGACATGTGTCGCATCTGCTTGCGCAAAATGGCGCTTAACGGCGAAATCCCGGGTGTAATCAAATCAAGCTGGTAG
- the rpsH gene encoding 30S ribosomal protein S8 yields the protein MGMTDPIADMLTRIRNANRVHFKSVDVMNTKINVNVAKVLKKSGYIAGYDVKTDSQKQEMLRIYLKYQDAKKLVLTDIQRISKPGRRVYVKSGKLAPVLNGYGISIVTTSRGVMTDKEARELNIGGELVCNVW from the coding sequence ATGGGGATGACCGACCCTATCGCGGATATGCTCACGAGAATAAGGAACGCCAACCGGGTTCATTTCAAGAGCGTAGATGTAATGAATACGAAGATAAACGTGAATGTGGCCAAGGTGTTGAAAAAAAGCGGCTACATTGCCGGATATGACGTTAAGACCGATTCACAGAAGCAGGAGATGCTGCGAATTTATTTGAAGTATCAGGATGCAAAAAAATTGGTTTTAACGGATATACAGCGGATAAGTAAACCCGGAAGAAGGGTTTACGTTAAAAGCGGGAAACTTGCCCCGGTGTTGAACGGATACGGGATATCCATCGTCACCACCTCGCGGGGCGTAATGACGGACAAGGAAGCCCGTGAATTGAACATCGGCGGAGAACTTGTCTGCAATGTTTGGTAA
- the rplF gene encoding 50S ribosomal protein L6, with protein sequence MSRIGKMAVQIPQGVKISRENELLAVEGPKGKLTYQVPGLIDVVLNEQTIEVKRRSDLRQDRSLHGLVRTLIANMVSGVSVGFQKGLEISGVGYRAEVTGKVLKLIVGYSAPVEYQIPEGIDIKVEKLVAIMVSGIDKQQVGRVASEIRGIKKPEPYKGKGIKYAGEEIKRKVGKSAAK encoded by the coding sequence ATGTCAAGAATCGGAAAAATGGCAGTTCAGATTCCCCAGGGCGTGAAGATAAGCCGCGAGAATGAGCTGCTCGCCGTTGAGGGGCCAAAAGGGAAACTGACGTATCAGGTGCCTGGTCTGATTGATGTAGTGCTCAATGAGCAAACGATAGAAGTAAAAAGAAGATCTGACCTGAGACAGGATAGGTCCCTGCATGGTCTGGTAAGGACCCTGATTGCCAACATGGTAAGCGGGGTGAGCGTCGGCTTTCAAAAAGGGCTGGAGATTTCCGGCGTTGGTTATCGCGCTGAGGTAACTGGCAAGGTACTGAAATTGATTGTCGGCTATTCGGCCCCGGTCGAATATCAGATACCGGAAGGGATTGATATTAAGGTGGAGAAGCTGGTCGCCATTATGGTTTCCGGAATTGACAAGCAGCAGGTGGGGCGGGTTGCTTCGGAAATCAGGGGCATTAAAAAACCTGAGCCATATAAGGGCAAGGGAATAAAGTACGCAGGCGAAGAGATCAAGCGCAAGGTTGGCAAGTCTGCGGCCAAGTAA